From the Chloroflexota bacterium genome, one window contains:
- a CDS encoding ABC transporter permease: MAIKGRAVGSQIVNLSYPVWAMVGILVIWQIGVMVFGVPEYLLPAPSRIVVRVITEGGYLFRHTLVSIREILLGFALSIAVGIPTAVIIVYSRPLERTIYPVLVSFQTVPKVAVAPLFIIWFGFGILPKILVAFLIAFFPIVIDTVVGLRSVEPEMLYLVRSMGANPLETFFKIRFPNALPNIFAGLKVAITLAVVGAIVGEFVGADAGLGYVLVVANGYLDTVMVFATIAILALVGIILFEIIDILEKAVLPWHVSQRIEVPAATM, encoded by the coding sequence ATGGCCATCAAAGGCAGAGCAGTGGGCAGCCAGATAGTCAATCTATCCTACCCGGTCTGGGCGATGGTCGGTATACTGGTCATTTGGCAGATCGGCGTGATGGTTTTTGGGGTTCCCGAGTACCTCCTACCGGCCCCTAGCCGAATCGTGGTCAGGGTGATCACCGAAGGAGGATATTTGTTCAGGCATACCCTTGTTTCGATACGCGAGATCTTGCTGGGCTTCGCTCTGAGCATCGCCGTAGGGATACCGACCGCGGTCATCATCGTGTATTCCCGCCCCCTCGAAAGGACGATTTACCCGGTGCTTGTCTCCTTCCAAACTGTACCAAAGGTAGCCGTGGCCCCCCTCTTTATCATTTGGTTCGGTTTTGGTATCCTCCCCAAGATCCTCGTCGCCTTCCTCATCGCCTTCTTCCCCATAGTCATCGATACCGTTGTTGGTCTACGCTCCGTGGAACCGGAGATGCTCTACCTAGTGCGTTCTATGGGGGCCAACCCCTTGGAAACCTTCTTTAAGATCCGTTTCCCAAATGCTCTGCCAAACATTTTCGCCGGGCTTAAGGTGGCCATCACTTTGGCCGTGGTTGGGGCGATAGTGGGCGAGTTTGTCGGGGCCGATGCCGGTTTAGGCTACGTTCTTGTCGTAGCCAATGGCTACCTGGATACCGTTATGGTCTTTGCTACCATCGCTATCTTAGCCCTTGTCGGCATCATATTGTTCGAGATAATCGATATTTTGGAGAAGGCCGTCCTCCCGTGGCACGTGTCCCAACGTATCGAGGTGCCGGCCGCTACTATGTGA
- a CDS encoding amidohydrolase family protein — protein MGYVVVTNIGKLVTGDVLNSLSEATTILIKDGVIEKIGTERDIDVRNADRVIDVNGMTICPGLIDAHVHNTLDDWAPMQNEIGWMENALWLGTTTIISEGEQGPGFPRFFDDAVGVKATAILARRVFDRYRPGGALKMHGGAVVLVNGLTEEDFKEMAEAGVWLVAEIGGGGLWRPEDVKPMVQWAKKYEMIVSMHFGARSIPGSSTVSAEEIIEVGPDKIAHANGGSTAAPWELTRRLIDETEIPLEMIHNGNHKMMHRIVKRCQERGELHRIVLGTDCPTGQGAIPNAITRTIVFISSLDEIPADKVIAMATGNTADLYHLNRGKVEVGREADLLAIDCPPGSVGKDALEAIQAGDTPGVAMVMVDGRIISIKGRDGRPTLRNIKVNGVEMAISNINDYLFGPPHPGFNVYEIPFAI, from the coding sequence ATGGGCTATGTAGTGGTGACTAACATAGGCAAACTGGTCACCGGAGACGTCTTGAACAGTCTTTCCGAAGCGACGACCATTCTGATCAAGGATGGGGTAATCGAAAAGATCGGTACAGAACGGGATATAGATGTTCGAAACGCTGATAGGGTCATCGATGTCAACGGGATGACCATCTGTCCGGGCCTTATCGACGCTCACGTCCACAATACCCTGGACGACTGGGCTCCGATGCAGAACGAAATCGGCTGGATGGAGAACGCCCTTTGGCTAGGAACCACGACCATCATCTCTGAGGGAGAACAGGGTCCCGGTTTCCCTCGCTTCTTCGATGATGCGGTGGGGGTCAAGGCGACGGCCATACTGGCCAGGAGAGTCTTCGATCGCTACCGGCCGGGTGGAGCGTTGAAAATGCACGGTGGGGCCGTCGTTCTGGTGAACGGTTTGACCGAGGAGGATTTCAAGGAGATGGCCGAGGCTGGTGTCTGGCTGGTCGCCGAGATCGGCGGCGGTGGTTTGTGGAGACCGGAGGACGTCAAGCCGATGGTGCAATGGGCCAAGAAGTACGAGATGATCGTCTCCATGCACTTCGGAGCCCGCTCAATACCCGGCTCATCGACGGTTTCGGCGGAGGAGATCATCGAGGTTGGCCCGGACAAGATCGCTCACGCCAATGGGGGCTCAACAGCTGCGCCGTGGGAGTTGACGCGAAGGTTGATCGATGAGACCGAGATTCCCCTGGAGATGATTCACAACGGCAACCACAAGATGATGCATAGAATCGTGAAGAGGTGCCAGGAGAGAGGAGAGCTGCACCGCATCGTCCTTGGCACCGATTGTCCCACTGGTCAAGGAGCGATCCCCAATGCCATCACCAGGACGATCGTCTTCATCTCGTCCCTCGATGAAATCCCGGCCGATAAGGTTATCGCTATGGCTACCGGCAACACGGCTGATCTTTATCACTTGAACAGGGGTAAGGTAGAGGTTGGACGGGAGGCAGACCTGCTGGCCATCGACTGCCCACCTGGGTCAGTGGGGAAAGATGCCCTGGAAGCGATACAGGCTGGTGACACCCCCGGTGTGGCCATGGTGATGGTAGACGGTAGAATCATATCCATAAAGGGACGTGATGGGCGTCCCACCCTCCGCAACATCAAGGTGAATGGGGTGGAGATGGCCATCTCCAACATCAACGATTATCTGTTCGGCCCACCACACCCTGGTTTCAATGTCTACGAGATTCCCT
- a CDS encoding alpha/beta hydrolase produces MKIQQFWINSEGFNLEGRLFRPNQEQDQHIAIILLHGVKGIDYGTARRAEAFAQQGFTSLTFNFRGYGRSQGELDLAAMPADLAAALNLLYQEVAPEMPVALLGLSFGVIPAIWVGVHDRRVKAIVGWRAIGDIEAWYNLIRRPIRRLGIEQLRFQNRHQAKGFYTHFWPSLRSLLPLNPLTVVEQLSPTPLYLVHAVNDFLMPAQLAKNLYKRAKEPKRLVLLDTSDHAFIQPANEQKVIALAVDWLKEALTV; encoded by the coding sequence GTGAAAATACAACAGTTCTGGATCAATAGCGAAGGTTTCAATCTAGAGGGCCGCTTGTTTCGGCCCAACCAGGAGCAGGATCAGCACATTGCTATCATCCTTCTGCATGGTGTCAAGGGTATAGATTACGGCACTGCCAGGCGGGCTGAAGCCTTCGCCCAACAGGGGTTTACCTCGCTCACCTTCAACTTTCGGGGCTATGGTCGTAGTCAAGGGGAGCTCGATCTGGCAGCGATGCCGGCAGACCTCGCCGCAGCGCTTAACTTGCTTTACCAGGAGGTAGCGCCAGAGATGCCAGTAGCCCTGTTGGGGTTATCCTTCGGGGTGATACCAGCCATTTGGGTGGGGGTGCACGATCGCCGAGTGAAGGCCATCGTAGGATGGCGGGCCATCGGCGACATAGAGGCCTGGTATAATCTCATTCGGCGGCCTATTCGGCGGCTCGGCATCGAGCAGCTACGCTTCCAGAACCGCCATCAGGCCAAGGGATTTTACACGCATTTCTGGCCAAGTTTGCGAAGCCTGTTGCCACTCAACCCGTTGACCGTCGTTGAACAACTCTCCCCCACCCCATTGTACCTGGTACACGCGGTCAATGATTTCCTGATGCCGGCCCAACTGGCCAAAAATCTGTACAAACGGGCTAAGGAGCCGAAGAGATTAGTGCTCCTGGATACATCAGATCATGCCTTTATTCAGCCCGCCAACGAACAGAAAGTCATCGCTTTGGCCGTCGATTGGCTCAAAGAGGCCCTGACAGTTTGA
- a CDS encoding XRE family transcriptional regulator codes for MAEYMDIGQQIRALRKAKGLTLQQLGQRVKLSPSYLSQIENGKINLNLSNLQDIAIALDVPIINFFAGSEDLDVSIVRKGERRVYSCDGHATETLLFVKDKLDLEAAIIDLPPHSNSGKAGSHPGEEFTFVLSGSVRIWLNDKRYYDLEEGDIIYYRSLLSHYWENVGDESASIFVTNTPATF; via the coding sequence ATGGCTGAATACATGGATATCGGACAGCAAATCAGGGCTCTGCGTAAAGCCAAGGGGCTGACCCTGCAACAGTTGGGACAACGGGTCAAACTCTCTCCCTCGTACCTAAGCCAAATCGAGAATGGAAAGATAAATCTTAACCTCTCAAACTTGCAGGATATAGCCATCGCTCTAGATGTACCAATCATCAACTTCTTCGCTGGTAGCGAGGATTTGGACGTAAGCATAGTGCGAAAAGGCGAGCGCAGAGTGTACTCTTGTGATGGCCACGCCACGGAGACCCTGTTGTTTGTCAAGGATAAGTTGGACCTGGAGGCGGCGATCATCGATCTACCACCTCATTCTAACTCTGGGAAGGCTGGTTCCCATCCGGGCGAGGAGTTTACTTTCGTCCTATCCGGTTCGGTGCGTATCTGGCTCAACGATAAGCGGTATTATGATTTAGAGGAGGGAGATATAATCTACTACCGCTCTCTCCTCTCGCACTACTGGGAGAACGTCGGTGATGAGTCGGCCAGCATATTCGTCACTAATACGCCTGCTACCTTCTGA
- a CDS encoding monomethylamine:corrinoid methyltransferase: MSLYALLNTLDRAHNGPVCTVKDWDARVIPTKVSEKLKKYGLLKTCDRDNPINTDDALANEFFKAGFELAVDVGMLCQETERVIKISEEELREGIEYAPATLVVGQGLDRVLIKHRRPEDATKPVFTAPLGIVVSEEIWVPLMQGIAQQREIDIFQGGSLATVWGRPVLGGTPYETLVGRVEAQMNREALWRAGRPGMPTTAVISSTTVFGQLGGYGIPGGYDPAKDIALVLAPAELKVTYASLHKAVHAHSCGGVIRAASPSMIGGYAGPPEGAAIAAIAYTMLQYAVYHNHYGGGSVYDVRYLGNCGREGQWAIGLVNQALSRNTHLLTDPITEQVAGPCTEMILYESAVGMMNLSVSGASGSVGPRSAGGKYADHLTPLESKFCAEVFKACAGMKRAQANEIAKVLIPKYEARLKEPPKGQSFRDCYDLNTLEPTTEWLDLYLRVKRELSELGIPLTHSF; encoded by the coding sequence ATGTCGCTTTATGCCCTGTTGAACACCCTTGATCGTGCTCATAATGGGCCTGTCTGTACCGTGAAGGATTGGGACGCAAGGGTAATACCCACTAAGGTGTCTGAGAAGCTAAAGAAATATGGCTTGCTTAAGACTTGTGACCGTGACAACCCCATAAACACTGATGACGCCCTGGCTAATGAGTTCTTCAAGGCTGGATTCGAATTGGCTGTTGATGTGGGGATGCTCTGCCAGGAGACGGAAAGGGTAATCAAGATCAGCGAAGAGGAGTTGCGGGAGGGCATTGAATATGCTCCAGCGACGCTTGTTGTGGGACAGGGACTGGACCGCGTCCTGATAAAACACAGGCGTCCCGAGGACGCTACGAAGCCGGTATTCACAGCACCCCTGGGCATCGTTGTCTCCGAGGAGATATGGGTTCCCCTCATGCAGGGCATCGCTCAGCAACGGGAGATCGATATATTTCAGGGAGGATCCTTGGCCACCGTCTGGGGAAGGCCGGTCCTCGGTGGTACCCCCTATGAGACATTAGTAGGTCGGGTAGAGGCCCAAATGAACCGGGAGGCGCTGTGGAGGGCTGGGCGGCCCGGTATGCCCACAACCGCCGTCATCTCCAGCACTACCGTCTTCGGACAACTGGGAGGCTACGGCATACCTGGAGGGTACGATCCAGCCAAGGATATTGCCCTGGTCCTTGCCCCGGCGGAGCTGAAGGTTACCTATGCCTCATTGCATAAGGCTGTCCACGCCCACAGCTGCGGTGGGGTGATCCGGGCAGCTTCACCATCCATGATTGGGGGTTATGCCGGACCCCCGGAGGGGGCGGCCATTGCGGCCATCGCCTATACGATGCTGCAATACGCCGTTTATCACAATCATTATGGCGGGGGCAGCGTCTACGATGTCCGTTATTTGGGTAATTGTGGCCGAGAGGGACAGTGGGCTATCGGCCTAGTCAATCAGGCTCTCAGCCGAAATACTCACCTGCTTACTGATCCAATCACAGAGCAGGTGGCTGGTCCATGTACAGAAATGATCCTCTACGAATCGGCTGTGGGGATGATGAACCTCTCAGTCTCTGGGGCCAGCGGCTCGGTGGGGCCACGGTCGGCCGGTGGCAAGTATGCCGATCACCTCACCCCCCTTGAATCCAAATTCTGTGCTGAGGTATTCAAGGCCTGCGCCGGGATGAAACGTGCGCAGGCTAACGAGATAGCTAAAGTACTGATACCCAAGTATGAGGCCAGGCTCAAAGAGCCACCGAAGGGCCAGAGCTTTAGGGATTGTTATGACCTGAATACCTTGGAGCCAACCACCGAGTGGCTTGATCTTTACTTAAGGGTAAAGAGGGAGCTCAGCGAACTGGGCATACCGCTGACCCATTCATTTTAA
- a CDS encoding ABC transporter ATP-binding protein: MTESISTATKAAVRKATAVEIQGVSKFYGTREGTVHALDDVSFNIKGGEFLALLGPSGCGKSTLLMIVAGLISKSKGTVLINNLPVEKPQTDIGIVFQNHVLLDWRKVIDNIMLQIEIRRMERAVYRQRAMELLHSVGLSGFEHKYPFELSGGMRQRVSICRALIHDPSLLLMDEPFGALDALTREQLILDLQQIWQETAKTVLFVTHSIDEAVFLADRVVVMTPRPGRIAQIFEIDLPRPRHLAVREMPEFGKYTVAIRDLFQSYGILTEHRAPSTRH; encoded by the coding sequence ATGACTGAGAGTATCTCCACAGCGACCAAGGCAGCCGTTCGAAAGGCTACAGCCGTGGAGATACAGGGTGTCTCCAAATTTTATGGGACGCGGGAGGGCACCGTCCACGCCCTGGACGATGTCAGCTTCAACATTAAAGGTGGCGAATTCCTGGCCCTCCTGGGCCCCAGCGGCTGTGGCAAGAGCACCCTTCTGATGATCGTGGCCGGCCTCATTTCAAAGTCTAAGGGGACTGTTCTGATTAACAATCTCCCCGTGGAGAAGCCACAGACAGATATTGGGATCGTCTTCCAAAATCACGTGCTTCTCGACTGGCGTAAGGTTATCGATAATATTATGCTTCAGATCGAAATCCGCAGGATGGAGAGGGCTGTATATCGCCAACGGGCGATGGAGTTACTTCACTCGGTCGGACTGAGCGGATTCGAGCATAAATATCCTTTCGAGCTATCCGGGGGTATGAGGCAGCGGGTCTCTATCTGCCGAGCCTTGATCCATGATCCCTCTCTTCTACTCATGGATGAGCCATTTGGGGCCCTTGATGCCCTAACCCGAGAGCAGCTGATCCTGGACCTACAGCAGATCTGGCAGGAGACAGCCAAAACAGTACTCTTCGTTACGCACAGCATCGATGAGGCTGTCTTCCTGGCCGACCGGGTTGTCGTGATGACACCGCGACCGGGGCGTATCGCTCAGATCTTTGAGATCGATCTGCCTCGCCCTCGCCATCTCGCGGTGCGGGAAATGCCTGAATTTGGCAAATATACTGTGGCCATCAGGGACCTCTTCCAATCATACGGTATCCTCACCGAGCACCGCGCACCAAGCACCAGGCACTAA
- a CDS encoding corrinoid protein, whose protein sequence is MDKQDILDRLTKAMVEGDEAEARRASEEAIVAGIDPLEAVKEGGAKGMQIIGERFQNGEAFLPELILAAEAMKASLAVLVPKISAERKGEVSLGRVVIGTVSGDLHDIGKNLVGAILSAHGFEVYDLGVDVPSRKFIEKAEEVKADFIGLSSLMSTSAYYQKDVIKYLVDMGLRQKYYVVVGGGPVTAEWATEIGADGYARSAAEAPPVFKRLVEGTVQPPLPRPIVA, encoded by the coding sequence TTGGATAAGCAGGATATTCTGGATAGGCTAACCAAGGCTATGGTTGAGGGTGATGAGGCGGAGGCACGGCGAGCCTCTGAGGAAGCCATTGTGGCTGGGATAGACCCCCTGGAGGCTGTCAAAGAGGGTGGTGCGAAAGGCATGCAGATAATTGGAGAGAGGTTTCAGAATGGAGAGGCCTTCTTGCCAGAGCTGATTCTGGCTGCCGAGGCGATGAAGGCCAGCCTGGCCGTCCTGGTGCCCAAGATCAGCGCCGAGCGCAAGGGAGAGGTGTCTCTCGGTAGGGTGGTGATTGGCACCGTCTCTGGTGACCTCCATGATATCGGCAAAAACTTGGTTGGCGCAATCCTCTCTGCCCACGGCTTTGAGGTCTACGATCTGGGTGTAGATGTCCCTTCGCGCAAGTTCATCGAGAAAGCGGAGGAAGTGAAGGCCGATTTCATCGGATTGTCTTCCCTTATGTCCACTTCTGCTTACTACCAGAAGGATGTCATTAAGTACCTGGTGGATATGGGATTACGCCAGAAGTATTATGTAGTAGTGGGGGGAGGACCGGTTACCGCTGAGTGGGCGACAGAGATCGGAGCCGATGGCTACGCCCGTTCAGCTGCTGAGGCCCCGCCCGTCTTCAAAAGGCTGGTAGAGGGCACCGTCCAGCCGCCATTACCCCGTCCCATTGTCGCTTAA